The following are from one region of the Lacinutrix sp. Bg11-31 genome:
- a CDS encoding bifunctional UDP-sugar hydrolase/5'-nucleotidase, which yields MKRRTFIQQSSAATALVTLGGFGFQSCNATVKTKKITILHTNDVHSHIDPFGPDDARNANQGGVARRATLVEAIRNENPNTLLLDAGDIFQGTPYFNYYGGELEFKLMSKMKYDAATIGNHDFDNGIDGLYAQLPHASFQFLSANYDFKNTVMDTHVKPYHVFIKDGIKVGVFGVGIKLDGLVNKSMYKETDYLDPIEIATDMSRVLKEEEHCDLIICLSHLGYYYSKNPDKVCDLTLAKATKNIDLIIGGHTHTFLPKPTVAQNSEGKNVLVNQVGCYGINLGKIDFYFDAEKNKTADGTSIIV from the coding sequence ATGAAACGTAGAACATTTATACAACAATCGTCTGCTGCAACAGCCTTGGTTACTCTTGGCGGATTTGGGTTTCAGTCATGCAATGCAACTGTAAAAACTAAAAAAATAACCATATTACATACTAACGATGTACACAGTCATATAGATCCTTTTGGTCCTGATGATGCTAGAAATGCTAATCAAGGTGGTGTTGCAAGACGCGCTACTCTAGTTGAGGCCATTAGAAATGAAAACCCAAACACTTTACTACTTGATGCTGGTGATATTTTTCAAGGTACGCCATATTTTAACTATTATGGCGGTGAGCTTGAATTTAAGCTTATGTCTAAAATGAAATACGATGCTGCCACTATTGGTAATCATGATTTCGATAATGGCATTGATGGTTTATACGCACAGTTACCACATGCAAGCTTTCAGTTTTTATCTGCCAATTACGATTTTAAAAACACAGTAATGGACACTCATGTTAAACCTTATCATGTGTTTATAAAAGACGGAATTAAAGTTGGCGTTTTTGGAGTTGGCATTAAACTGGATGGCTTAGTTAACAAAAGCATGTACAAGGAAACAGACTATTTAGATCCTATTGAAATTGCTACAGATATGTCTAGAGTTCTTAAAGAAGAAGAACATTGCGACCTAATAATATGCTTGTCACATTTAGGTTACTACTATTCAAAAAACCCAGATAAAGTGTGTGATCTTACACTTGCTAAAGCGACTAAAAATATAGACTTAATTATTGGAGGCCATACACATACTTTTTTACCAAAACCGACTGTTGCCCAAAATAGCGAAGGCAAAAACGTATTGGTAAACCAAGTGGGTTGCTATGGTATTAATTTAGGTAAAATCGATTTTTATTTTGATGCCGAAAAGAACAAAACTGCAGATGGCACTTCTATAATAGTGTAA